Proteins encoded together in one Oceanobacillus iheyensis HTE831 window:
- a CDS encoding amidohydrolase, whose protein sequence is MIKLYINGVIHTFQSSYPIVEAVAVENNCFIDIGTTKDMLLNWKAKSSEIIDLQGLTVTPGLTDSHLHLSMVASKFVDLDVTGVTSKQDMLEYIRRHSHTLKPGEWLLGSGWDENLFTDGGIPTLDELDQVAPLNPLYITRICEHAAVVNSKSLETINYSKDISVPEGGKIVVDSTSLKPTGLILESASILFQEHIPEKSYETWKNALRKTIKATIQHGITSVHSNDPLYLGGLKQTYQLFDELLNKEQLGLRTNLLINHEFLEDLEAMNMYTGYGNDTLQIGAIKIFADGAFGRRTALLREPYHDSPSQYGEAMFSQETLYDIVRRARERGMPVAVHTIGDQALINVLDILDQFPPSEFRDRLIHVQVVNDNLVKRLASNHRIADIQPRFLASDYPWVKDRLGEERMPMAYAWKTLLDNGVICGGGSDAPVEPMNPLLGIHAAVTRRAPGEDHEGWYKEQKLSMYEAFRLFTEQAAYTTNEEHKKGTIEPGKLADMTVYSNNPFQMNHPDDLFQTSIEMTIIGGEIKYSR, encoded by the coding sequence ATGATAAAACTGTATATTAATGGTGTAATACATACATTTCAATCAAGTTATCCCATTGTCGAAGCAGTAGCAGTCGAAAATAATTGTTTTATAGACATCGGTACAACAAAAGACATGTTATTAAACTGGAAAGCTAAAAGTTCGGAGATCATAGATTTACAAGGATTGACAGTAACTCCTGGGTTAACAGATAGTCACCTACATCTCTCTATGGTAGCAAGCAAATTCGTAGATTTAGATGTAACAGGGGTAACTTCCAAACAAGATATGCTTGAGTATATTCGTCGGCATTCCCATACATTAAAGCCTGGAGAATGGCTTCTTGGAAGTGGATGGGATGAGAATCTATTTACTGATGGAGGTATTCCTACCTTAGATGAACTAGATCAAGTTGCTCCACTTAATCCATTGTATATTACTAGAATATGTGAACACGCAGCAGTCGTTAATTCCAAATCTTTAGAAACAATTAATTATTCTAAGGACATATCTGTTCCTGAAGGTGGTAAAATCGTTGTTGATTCTACTTCCCTCAAACCAACGGGATTAATATTAGAGTCAGCTTCTATTTTATTCCAAGAACACATTCCAGAAAAATCGTACGAAACCTGGAAAAACGCATTACGAAAAACAATAAAAGCTACGATACAGCATGGTATAACAAGTGTTCACTCTAACGATCCCTTGTACCTAGGCGGGCTTAAACAAACCTATCAATTATTCGATGAACTATTAAATAAAGAACAACTCGGTTTACGAACAAATCTATTAATAAACCATGAATTTCTAGAAGACCTAGAAGCGATGAATATGTACACAGGGTATGGGAATGATACGTTACAAATTGGAGCAATTAAAATCTTCGCAGATGGTGCTTTTGGACGGCGAACTGCTCTTTTACGTGAACCGTATCACGACAGTCCTAGCCAATATGGCGAGGCCATGTTCTCACAAGAAACGCTCTACGACATCGTTAGAAGAGCACGTGAACGTGGCATGCCGGTTGCCGTACATACCATTGGCGATCAAGCGCTCATAAATGTATTAGATATATTAGATCAATTTCCTCCTTCTGAATTTCGCGACCGACTGATACACGTTCAAGTGGTAAATGATAACCTGGTAAAACGGTTAGCAAGTAATCACCGAATCGCAGATATACAGCCTAGATTTCTAGCAAGTGATTACCCTTGGGTAAAAGATCGACTAGGTGAAGAACGGATGCCAATGGCATATGCGTGGAAGACTTTACTAGATAACGGAGTAATATGTGGTGGTGGATCCGATGCTCCAGTGGAACCGATGAACCCATTACTTGGTATACATGCCGCAGTAACAAGAAGAGCTCCCGGAGAAGACCATGAAGGTTGGTACAAAGAACAAAAACTTTCCATGTACGAAGCCTTTCGTTTATTTACAGAGCAAGCGGCTTACACGACGAATGAAGAACATAAAAAAGGAACAATCGAACCTGGAAAGCTAGCAGATATGACCGTATATTCCAATAATCCATTTCAAATGAATCATCCGGATGATCTATTCCAAACCTCTATAGAAATGACGATTATTGGAGGAGAAATCAAATACAGCCGATAA
- a CDS encoding hydroxymethylglutaryl-CoA lyase: MRSLPSYVQLKEVGPRDGLQNEKSWITTEDKVNWINMLSTSGIKEIEYSSFVNPKMIPALSDAREVGKRIIRNPDVKYSALVPNIKGLEYALEAGIDGASVFMSASETHNQKNINKSIQDTYPVLDKVIVEAKQAGKHVTGYISTVFDCPYEGKISPEKVLDVCDKLIESGVDDLSLGDTIGTAVPTQVEQLLELLLQHYPKEKLILHFHDTRGMAIANIMTAMHYGIYRFDSTIGGLGGCPYAPGAAGNVATNDVLYLLEGLGINTGIDEKKLQEAGVFIQNKLNKTLPSRSLAYLKNA, from the coding sequence ATGCGTTCATTACCATCTTATGTCCAATTAAAAGAAGTAGGTCCAAGAGACGGACTTCAAAATGAAAAGTCGTGGATAACAACAGAAGATAAAGTAAATTGGATTAATATGTTGTCTACTTCAGGGATAAAAGAGATCGAATATTCATCGTTTGTTAATCCAAAAATGATTCCAGCTTTATCGGATGCAAGGGAAGTAGGTAAGCGAATTATTAGAAACCCAGATGTTAAATATTCTGCTTTAGTCCCTAATATAAAAGGTTTAGAGTATGCACTAGAAGCTGGCATTGACGGTGCTTCTGTATTTATGTCCGCTAGTGAGACTCATAATCAGAAGAATATTAATAAATCGATACAAGATACGTATCCGGTCTTAGATAAAGTTATTGTGGAGGCTAAACAAGCAGGGAAGCATGTAACGGGGTATATTTCTACTGTATTTGATTGTCCGTATGAAGGAAAAATATCGCCGGAGAAAGTGCTGGATGTATGTGATAAATTAATTGAGAGTGGAGTAGATGATTTATCGTTAGGTGATACGATTGGCACGGCGGTTCCGACGCAAGTCGAGCAATTATTAGAACTCTTGTTACAACATTATCCAAAAGAAAAATTGATCTTGCACTTTCATGATACAAGAGGGATGGCAATTGCAAATATTATGACTGCTATGCATTATGGGATTTATCGCTTTGATAGTACGATTGGTGGGTTAGGGGGCTGTCCATATGCTCCAGGAGCCGCGGGAAATGTAGCCACAAATGATGTTTTATATTTATTAGAGGGACTTGGCATTAATACAGGAATTGACGAAAAGAAATTACAAGAAGCTGGTGTTTTTATTCAAAACAAATTGAATAAAACGTTGCCGAGTCGATCATTAGCTTATTTAAAGAACGCATAA
- a CDS encoding DUF4176 domain-containing protein has protein sequence MFPIGSIVYLKEGTSKLMILNRAPILPAENQEQKGVMYDYSGCIYPQGLDPNNVLYFNEENIDKVVSKGYKDEEEERFQEIYDSWMKENGNRFEKGTVSGPLK, from the coding sequence ATGTTCCCAATAGGATCAATAGTTTATCTAAAAGAAGGTACAAGCAAGTTAATGATTTTAAACAGAGCACCAATTCTACCTGCAGAGAACCAAGAACAGAAGGGTGTAATGTATGATTATTCTGGATGTATTTATCCTCAAGGATTAGATCCAAATAATGTACTGTACTTTAATGAGGAAAATATAGATAAAGTAGTATCTAAAGGTTATAAAGATGAAGAAGAAGAACGTTTCCAAGAGATTTATGATAGTTGGATGAAAGAAAATGGGAATAGATTTGAAAAAGGAACTGTATCAGGCCCTTTGAAATAA
- a CDS encoding PepSY domain-containing protein codes for MRQYKLSFVIVVMAIGLIACGTNNNNDNDTNSDVSTENINNQSEDSTSTQSVEDVQLTSEEAMQIFTDTFTGAAISSIELDEHNFEYTYEIEGFDDAKEYKAEIDLEKNIINQEEENRENDDNYQELVFDDYVSHEDALSTASEVQEVQDLTPTSWKLEIDDGVATYEIEFENDNQKDVTVVIDAKTGEQLTVELDD; via the coding sequence ATGAGACAATATAAATTATCATTTGTAATCGTTGTTATGGCAATTGGTTTAATAGCATGTGGTACGAACAACAATAATGACAATGATACAAATTCTGACGTATCAACGGAAAATATTAATAATCAATCAGAAGATTCAACATCTACCCAATCTGTTGAAGACGTGCAACTAACGTCTGAAGAGGCTATGCAGATTTTCACGGATACTTTTACAGGGGCAGCCATTTCTTCCATTGAATTAGATGAGCATAATTTTGAATACACCTATGAAATAGAAGGATTTGATGACGCAAAAGAGTATAAAGCTGAAATCGATTTAGAGAAGAACATAATCAACCAAGAAGAAGAAAATAGAGAAAATGATGATAACTATCAGGAACTCGTTTTTGACGATTATGTAAGTCACGAAGATGCATTATCTACAGCTTCCGAAGTCCAGGAAGTACAAGACCTAACCCCTACCAGCTGGAAATTAGAAATTGATGATGGGGTAGCAACCTATGAGATAGAATTTGAAAATGACAATCAGAAGGACGTAACTGTAGTTATCGATGCCAAAACAGGAGAACAATTAACGGTAGAGCTAGATGATTAA
- a CDS encoding DUF443 domain-containing protein, with protein MDCKVNGVYKNLRYRILVINSHTYILDLGKSFWKIIFPFLIWILPNPLYKIENKEIVEKLKTPEVHQTNTGGQGLIGGGIAVLIANLLRPLTDYFNIQSSTMVNSVIVIVAILLLLSLRLYINHLNKKNLYRVIEAEKLTPDKVLISPKPIKHFFLILGMYLFFLAFTILLFIAFIQIPNILILLITMSLWFLVLFTNSITIAVGNTRVKFISKTEQRM; from the coding sequence ATGGATTGCAAAGTGAACGGTGTATATAAAAATTTAAGATACCGAATTCTAGTTATAAACAGTCATACCTATATATTGGATTTGGGTAAATCTTTTTGGAAGATAATATTTCCATTTTTAATTTGGATATTACCTAATCCTTTATATAAAATTGAGAATAAGGAAATTGTGGAGAAATTAAAAACGCCTGAAGTGCATCAAACAAATACAGGGGGACAAGGTTTAATTGGAGGAGGAATCGCTGTTTTAATCGCTAATTTATTAAGACCATTAACGGACTACTTTAATATTCAAAGTTCTACTATGGTTAACTCAGTTATAGTTATTGTTGCGATTCTGTTACTATTATCATTACGTCTATATATAAACCATTTAAATAAAAAAAATCTTTATCGCGTTATAGAAGCTGAAAAGTTAACACCTGATAAAGTATTGATAAGTCCTAAGCCAATAAAGCATTTCTTCTTAATATTGGGTATGTATTTATTTTTCCTAGCTTTCACTATATTGCTGTTTATAGCTTTTATTCAAATTCCGAATATATTAATATTGTTAATTACAATGTCATTATGGTTTTTAGTATTGTTTACAAATAGTATAACTATTGCAGTAGGAAACACAAGAGTTAAATTTATAAGCAAAACAGAACAACGTATGTAG
- a CDS encoding T7SS effector LXG polymorphic toxin, protein MQVCFFCLGETATVFLATNAKNYFNDLHKTILVTFEHLFTDLDDSLKKHLEMFQSRVDTSESAIIVSNYVKDIKLNIKEDFSENFIKYVLDN, encoded by the coding sequence ATACAAGTATGCTTCTTTTGTTTAGGAGAGACAGCTACAGTTTTTTTAGCAACAAATGCAAAGAATTACTTTAATGATCTTCATAAAACCATTTTAGTAACATTTGAGCACTTATTTACAGATTTAGATGATTCCCTAAAAAAGCATTTGGAAATGTTTCAATCACGAGTAGATACAAGTGAATCTGCTATTATTGTGAGTAACTACGTAAAAGATATAAAACTAAATATCAAGGAAGATTTTTCGGAGAATTTTATAAAGTATGTGTTAGATAATTAA
- a CDS encoding DUF443 domain-containing protein translates to MYCKAQAVYKNPRYKILVINEQRYILDMGGKSFWKILFPFMYWIFPNNTYKVNNLEIIEKIKTPDIDQKDVGGGMSILGGVVAILLANLLRPLANVFNIPSTPIVNAIIVLMVLLLVLILVFNISKRCKKRINHELDIEQYEEEQVWIRPNSIKQLLFILFAYLFFLGFTTLALSGFIYSGDVMTLVMGTPILLVLLAISIITINGDTIVRFKGKEKDLN, encoded by the coding sequence ATGTATTGTAAGGCACAAGCGGTATATAAAAATCCAAGGTATAAAATTTTGGTGATTAATGAACAAAGGTACATCTTGGATATGGGAGGAAAATCCTTTTGGAAAATTTTATTTCCATTTATGTACTGGATATTTCCCAATAACACTTATAAAGTAAATAATCTTGAAATAATAGAAAAAATTAAAACACCAGATATAGATCAAAAAGATGTAGGTGGAGGAATGAGTATCTTAGGAGGAGTTGTTGCGATATTGTTAGCGAACCTTTTAAGACCCTTGGCAAATGTCTTTAATATCCCAAGCACACCTATTGTTAATGCAATCATTGTTCTAATGGTTTTATTGCTCGTTTTAATATTGGTTTTTAATATTAGTAAAAGGTGTAAAAAAAGAATAAACCACGAGTTGGATATTGAACAATATGAAGAGGAGCAAGTATGGATCCGTCCAAATTCAATAAAACAATTATTATTTATTTTATTTGCCTATCTGTTTTTTCTGGGATTTACTACTTTGGCTCTTTCAGGATTTATTTACTCGGGTGATGTAATGACACTTGTCATGGGCACACCCATATTATTAGTTTTATTGGCTATTAGTATTATAACTATTAATGGCGATACTATAGTAAGATTTAAAGGAAAAGAAAAAGATTTAAATTAG
- a CDS encoding DUF443 family protein, with product MKCNVQGVFKNLRYRIVEIDEEKYILDMGNSIWKIIFPFLHWVLPKPVYKIDNQVIVEKLKVPDGSQPKTISTGTGALGGLIGVVLASLIRPLANMFHIPSTPLINFIITIVVVIIALSVFVYINTRSKRKLTAIVDYNHYPRKKLWIRLPSLKFFFNISFSYLFFMAFTVVPFMGFIETGNIIVFIGSIFCL from the coding sequence ATGAAGTGTAATGTACAAGGTGTTTTTAAAAATTTAAGGTATAGAATTGTTGAAATAGATGAAGAAAAATACATTCTAGATATGGGAAATTCAATTTGGAAGATTATCTTTCCTTTCTTACATTGGGTATTACCTAAGCCCGTATATAAAATAGATAATCAAGTAATTGTAGAAAAATTAAAAGTACCAGATGGGAGTCAACCAAAGACAATAAGTACAGGAACGGGTGCCTTGGGTGGACTCATTGGAGTTGTTCTAGCTAGTTTAATACGTCCCTTGGCAAATATGTTTCATATACCAAGTACACCATTGATTAATTTTATTATTACCATCGTGGTTGTAATAATAGCTTTATCAGTATTTGTATATATAAATACTAGAAGTAAAAGAAAATTAACTGCAATAGTTGATTATAATCATTACCCAAGAAAAAAATTATGGATAAGGCTTCCATCATTAAAGTTTTTCTTTAATATAAGTTTTTCTTATTTGTTTTTTATGGCATTTACAGTTGTTCCTTTCATGGGGTTCATTGAAACAGGAAATATAATCGTTTTTATTGGTTCAATATTTTGTTTGTAA
- a CDS encoding D-alanyl-D-alanine carboxypeptidase family protein: protein MIIITSLNFFIWTSTTLADEDLSLHSESAILMEAESGQILAEKNANQQMYPASVTKIATAIYVIENGNLSEEVEISEKATEADGTTVFLAEGEKVSLGKLVKGLLINSGNDAGVAIAEHMNGSVREFSKEMTEFFEEKAGIENTNFDNPHGLFDDNHYTTAEDLAKITKYAMQNEKFVKLFGMKSVDWESKTWETTILNHHRMVKGEIPYDGVTGGKNGYVSRSGFTLVTTAEQDGMNLIAVTLKTPLSEQSYEDTVELLDYGFEHYEPFTIDEGTSFMTNGKQFKNSEDLTYVHEEGSKVEEEIKEDGKLVIEDNGELLKEFQLDNVEKKQPTMMKNNQVENENQEDSQSSVYLYIGIGVVAAILVLVLILLWRRKKRRKNNIFI from the coding sequence ATGATTATAATAACATCACTTAATTTTTTTATATGGACAAGTACTACGTTAGCAGATGAAGACCTTTCGTTACATAGTGAATCAGCTATTTTAATGGAAGCGGAATCTGGACAAATTCTTGCAGAGAAAAACGCAAATCAGCAAATGTATCCGGCGAGTGTAACAAAAATAGCAACTGCGATTTATGTAATAGAAAATGGTAATCTATCTGAAGAAGTAGAAATAAGTGAAAAAGCTACAGAAGCAGATGGTACTACTGTATTCTTAGCAGAGGGAGAAAAGGTCTCTCTCGGTAAACTTGTTAAAGGTTTATTAATAAATTCAGGAAATGATGCAGGTGTAGCGATCGCAGAACATATGAATGGCAGTGTTCGTGAATTCTCAAAAGAAATGACCGAGTTTTTTGAGGAAAAAGCTGGGATAGAAAATACGAATTTTGATAATCCGCATGGTTTATTTGATGATAATCATTATACAACGGCTGAGGATCTTGCAAAAATAACGAAATATGCTATGCAAAATGAAAAATTTGTAAAGTTATTTGGAATGAAATCCGTGGATTGGGAAAGTAAAACATGGGAAACAACGATTTTAAATCATCATCGAATGGTGAAAGGTGAAATACCTTATGATGGAGTAACCGGAGGAAAAAATGGATATGTGTCCCGGTCTGGTTTTACTCTTGTTACAACTGCAGAACAAGACGGGATGAATTTAATTGCTGTAACTTTGAAGACGCCACTTTCTGAACAATCTTATGAAGATACAGTTGAGTTATTGGATTATGGGTTTGAACATTACGAACCATTTACAATTGATGAAGGCACTTCCTTTATGACAAATGGCAAGCAATTTAAAAATAGTGAAGATTTAACTTATGTTCATGAAGAAGGATCAAAAGTAGAAGAAGAAATTAAAGAAGATGGTAAACTTGTAATTGAGGATAACGGAGAATTACTGAAGGAATTCCAACTGGATAATGTTGAAAAGAAACAACCGACAATGATGAAAAACAATCAAGTTGAGAACGAAAATCAAGAAGATAGTCAAAGCTCTGTATATCTCTATATTGGAATTGGAGTAGTTGCAGCAATATTAGTGCTCGTATTAATTTTATTATGGAGAAGAAAGAAGAGACGAAAGAATAATATATTCATATAA